The Vitis vinifera cultivar Pinot Noir 40024 chromosome 1, ASM3070453v1 DNA segment GCATGTCCTTTTCTTGATGTTTGTTCCTTTTGGTCTTTGGAAAAATTAGTTGCTTAGTATTCCTTTCATCTCCTGTAAAAGAAGGGTGTTATTTTCTATGACCTGTGTTTCTTGTTTTCTGCTGCAAATTGGTCATTTTTGGTCATGATTCTTAGTTTTCTTAAAATTAGTTCCAACTGATGCAGCTTTTGTGTAGTTGACATATTCTGAAGCTCGTCTAATAACAACACCAAGACCTGGAAACATTACAATATCTGTGCTCATTGAAGGAGTAGagttgttttttggttttcattagaaAGAGATATTAGGTCATATTTTATCTTCAGCTTGTATTGATAATGTGCCATTTCCCTTCTTGATCAATTGCATTTTCAAATCCATGTTGTTGGCTTGCAGAGAAAATACTGCTTGAACACCCCCTGTGCTTTTCTAGCATTGGAAAGATAAAGATTCATGCTTTAAAGGTATGCGTCTTTCTCATTCACAATAGAACTATTGACTGTCTTGCTTGTTGATTGTATCCTTAACATGGACAAGGTTTTTAATCCTTACAGGTCAAGAGAAAAGGATTCTTTTATCACCTCTCAGACTCCATGTTTGTTAGAAGTGCTTTCGATGGGGTTAAAAGAACTTGGTTCCTCCATGTTGATGCTTCTAGTTCAGTGGAGCAGAGTGAAAATCAGCTCGCATGTAATCCTGATTCTGGCAACCTACTACTGTGTCTTCCTTCAGCAGATGGAGTTGATCTTCAACCTGATGAACCTTCTAAAAAGTTGTCTGTCCTTGATGAATCATCATTGCCCCAAATTAAGGCCAACCAGTCTGCAAATGAGAAAGTTCTTAGTGCTGATGAATTTGGTTCTGGTGATCCCATTGTTGAACGATCAAAAGTTCTAGAGATGGAAGTTAAACATATTAGTGATGATCATCACAAAACTTCATTTGTTTCCAACAAGAAGTCAGATCCTGAGGAGAAATGCAACCTGTATAGTGGGGAGATTGAATTACCTGGGGGACATACTAAACAGAAGAAAAATGACAACAGAATTGATGATATGCAATATAATGGTTCATTGGAAGGAGCTTTAAAGACTGAGCCCATTCCAAAGAAAAggcaaaagattaaaaataaacacaaaGATGCATTATCTGATCATGCTTTGAAAGAAGACAATGCTCCTCCTTTTCATGCATCTGGTAAAGATACATCACAGCAAGAGAATGTAATCCTGGAGAATCCTGTATGCAATGCAGGTGTCAAAGTTCCAAATGATATGAAGATGGGAAACAAACAGATTAGTGATGACCCTGGTGAAAAATCTTCTTCTGAAATCAGTAAGAGATCAGATTATGGGGTACAGAAGAAACATGATCCGTGTGAGGAGATTCAAGTTCAAGGAACACATGTTGAATGCCATGATATCAAACTGAAGGATACAATTGATGTGCAATGCAATAGTTCTCTGGGAGGAATTGCACAACCTAAGCCTGCTGCAAAGAAAAAGCGTAAGATTGTAAAGAATAATGAGTCTGAAGGTCCTGTGAAAGAGAATGAGGCTCTGCTCAgtaattttaataaagaaaCTTCAGAGGCCAAGATTGGAAGCACTGAGAACACTTTGGAGAATGAACAGAAGATTATAAATTCTAATTTAGAAGGTTTGCCTACTCAACCCCCAGAACCTAACTGTTTGATTAGAACCAGTTCAAGCACTGGgaagaggaaaaggaaaaagaaatcatcCAATCCTTGTAGCCAAGCAGTCTCAGAAATTCCTTCGGAGAAAGATGCTAGGCAAGAGAGTTCAAATGCAACAGTGGAAATTAACCACAAGGATTCTGGTAGAGAATTTGATACTGCAATTGTTCCAGGAGAGAGCATCCAGGATGCCACCCATAGCAGACCTTATGCTCTCTCTCTTAAGGAAAAGTACAGTGGTCCTGTCCAAGCAGTAGAAATACCCAGTTTATCACCCGGTGAGATTTAGCTGTTGCATCAGTATGCTGTTTTGAAGAAATATTGCTTCTTTTGGTTAATTTGTCTTGAGTTCCTGTTAAGGAAAAGTACATAACGACATCTTTTGTTAACATTGCTTCTTATTCTTTTGCAGACATTGATATGAATGAAGCTGATGCTAGCAATATGGGAAGAAAAAGTGATGTATCTGAACTAGGAGCTGCTTACGAagttaaaagaacaaaaagttcaaagaagcaTCATGCTGTTGATGGGAGAGACCTTTCAGTTAAAGAGCTTGATAGCCTCAGAAAGGACTTAGAGCTTTCTGAACAAGAGAATGTTGTGCCTGGTGATCATCTGAAACTTCGGATTGATCAAACTGATAAAAGTGagggagaaaaagaaatgtCATTGAACAATGATCCTAACGGGATGCTGTCTGAAAAGTGCAGATTGTCTAGATTTGATGGATCAGAAATGAACATGAAAGAGGTGATCGCCTCTTCTAAATTATTGGATGCCAGTGTGGGTATGGAACATCAGAAACCTGCAGTTAAGAGAAAGAAGTCAAAGAAAGCTAAGAACTCAGTTGAAGGAACACCAGTTGGATCCAATATGGAACATGCTAAAGATACTTTGAATGGCTTTGCTTCAACTGAGCCTCACAATGCTTTTAACGGCAATCATTCCAGTAATGAAGCTGATAAGGGGGAAAGCATCTTGTCTCAAACAGAAAGGACGGAAGTATTGAaaacaaaagtgaaaaataCTTCTCTTTTGGGTGTTGATAGGGAAATTGATGCGATGAGTGGAAATGAAATGGAATCCTTTCATCTAACTCATATCAGTAAAACTCAAGTGAACACGGAAGACATGGCAGATGTTAAAGtgagaaagaaaacaaagaaacaaagttCTACTGCAAAGAATCTTTCAGATTTGCAAAAGAAAGAACTAGATGTTGGTCCTGAAGTTTCGACCTCTTCCACTCATAAAATCAAGGTTGATGTTCCATCAAAAATCAAAAGGAAGACTAAATCAGTGAAGACTAGTTCCACAAATCAGTTCAAGAGATCGAAGTTGGAAACTGAGAAAGATGCTGCGACTGAAGTTGAATCT contains these protein-coding regions:
- the LOC104879533 gene encoding uncharacterized protein LOC104879533, giving the protein MMELSLASDSHANPPYNTVFIDTSLDTHIAMIVSDVDTVADLKKKILLEHPLCFSSIGKIKIHALKVKRKGFFYHLSDSMFVRSAFDGVKRTWFLHVDASSSVEQSENQLACNPDSGNLLLCLPSADGVDLQPDEPSKKLSVLDESSLPQIKANQSANEKVLSADEFGSGDPIVERSKVLEMEVKHISDDHHKTSFVSNKKSDPEEKCNLYSGEIELPGGHTKQKKNDNRIDDMQYNGSLEGALKTEPIPKKRQKIKNKHKDALSDHALKEDNAPPFHASGKDTSQQENVILENPVCNAGVKVPNDMKMGNKQISDDPGEKSSSEISKRSDYGVQKKHDPCEEIQVQGTHVECHDIKLKDTIDVQCNSSLGGIAQPKPAAKKKRKIVKNNESEGPVKENEALLSNFNKETSEAKIGSTENTLENEQKIINSNLEGLPTQPPEPNCLIRTSSSTGKRKRKKKSSNPCSQAVSEIPSEKDARQESSNATVEINHKDSGREFDTAIVPGESIQDATHSRPYALSLKEKYSGPVQAVEIPSLSPDIDMNEADASNMGRKSDVSELGAAYEVKRTKSSKKHHAVDGRDLSVKELDSLRKDLELSEQENVVPGDHLKLRIDQTDKSEGEKEMSLNNDPNGMLSEKCRLSRFDGSEMNMKEVIASSKLLDASVGMEHQKPAVKRKKSKKAKNSVEGTPVGSNMEHAKDTLNGFASTEPHNAFNGNHSSNEADKGESILSQTERTEVLKTKVKNTSLLGVDREIDAMSGNEMESFHLTHISKTQVNTEDMADVKVRKKTKKQSSTAKNLSDLQKKELDVGPEVSTSSTHKIKVDVPSKIKRKTKSVKTSSTNQFKRSKLETEKDAATEVESLHPKQDPGTFDSSQIPSSYALENNPVGRPLEANVDGNLLKLACINEANDHKEVSSCQSDMVNMPRQSLHKVVAPAQVLADEDTKVKRSERVSKTNKNKKMSNVDSVATSRDLQNSLKTNKSQDVEKKSEGDNQLQDPLSVDGHNKLMPESVSKFSKVSRNDLKSPHDIGKFDTIPEEIRWPNVVNASGTSSTAHAFLKENGKASLSTSSSDSSEDRTYQNKRGKRQSNLDRYRVTVRKAPRKNPGEVVNSSHQRKSLLATYGSIFNDGGSESSEDHDGVENSDASTRTPSDSSASSDYTEGENNQHLDSSHGLYSTKRNESGAKSIGKSNSSGSKNVTMDVILRSSSRFKKAKLTASQSELNDTESQHVEFVPDSQANL